Proteins from one Oscillatoria nigro-viridis PCC 7112 genomic window:
- a CDS encoding AAA family ATPase has protein sequence MNTLLSPSPPWTFPFCPEPPDWFLDWDGIQTHFDWIDSLKGCQQDPIYHAEGDVFIHTKMVCEALISSPNWRQLPEKERSILFAAALLHDVAKPTFTKIEADGRISSKGHARQGARMVRQILSQFEPPVQFEIRETVVAIVQFGSLPIWLIDKPNPQQSVIKVSQVVRCDFLALLAEADVRGRHCADQQELLDKIELFREFCQENYCWDSPRQFPSAHSRFIYFRKENGNPDYEAFDDTKCEVILMSGLPGSGKDYWIQKNLPNLPVISLDALRKEMNVPPDETPGNVVAAAKKRAREYMNEGRSFVWNATNTTKQMRQQLIDFFAAYQARIRIVYLEVPLEEILQRNRSRTATVPEAVIRKLAARLDIPDITEAHQVDRIVNN, from the coding sequence ACACTGTTATCGCCCTCGCCGCCTTGGACTTTTCCCTTTTGTCCCGAACCGCCCGATTGGTTCCTGGATTGGGACGGTATTCAAACGCATTTCGACTGGATTGACAGCCTCAAAGGATGTCAGCAAGACCCGATTTACCACGCCGAAGGAGATGTTTTTATTCATACAAAAATGGTCTGCGAAGCCTTAATATCTTCCCCAAATTGGCGGCAGCTTCCCGAAAAAGAGCGATCGATACTTTTTGCCGCCGCTTTGCTGCACGATGTCGCAAAACCAACCTTTACAAAAATAGAAGCCGACGGCAGAATCAGCTCAAAAGGTCACGCCCGTCAAGGTGCGAGAATGGTCAGACAAATTTTATCTCAATTCGAGCCGCCCGTGCAGTTTGAGATTCGCGAAACAGTGGTGGCGATCGTCCAATTCGGCAGTTTACCCATCTGGTTAATCGACAAACCCAACCCGCAGCAGTCCGTAATTAAAGTCAGTCAAGTTGTCCGCTGCGATTTCCTCGCACTTTTAGCCGAAGCAGACGTGCGCGGCCGCCACTGCGCCGACCAACAAGAATTGCTCGATAAAATAGAACTATTTCGGGAGTTTTGTCAAGAAAATTATTGTTGGGATTCTCCCCGACAATTCCCATCAGCACACAGCCGATTTATCTACTTCCGCAAAGAGAACGGAAACCCAGATTACGAAGCATTTGACGACACTAAATGCGAAGTAATTTTGATGTCCGGCTTGCCGGGAAGCGGTAAAGATTATTGGATTCAGAAAAATCTCCCAAATTTGCCAGTAATCTCGCTGGATGCACTGCGAAAAGAGATGAATGTCCCTCCCGACGAAACCCCTGGAAATGTGGTCGCAGCCGCCAAAAAAAGAGCGCGCGAATACATGAATGAGGGGCGTTCTTTTGTGTGGAACGCCACGAATACAACTAAACAAATGCGGCAGCAATTAATTGATTTTTTTGCGGCTTACCAAGCGCGCATTCGCATTGTTTATCTAGAAGTACCTCTAGAAGAAATATTGCAGCGGAATCGATCGCGCACAGCAACAGTACCGGAAGCAGTCATTCGCAAATTAGCTGCGCGGCTGGATATTCCAGACATCACAGAAGCGCATCAAGTCGATCGGATCGTTAACAATTAA
- a CDS encoding zinc-dependent alcohol dehydrogenase: MKALCWHGANDVRVDHVPDPTIINPRDAIVKITSTAICGSDLHLYNGFIPTMQSGDILGHEFMGEVVELGSEVKNLKKGDRIVIPFTISCGSCFFCNRDLWSLCDNSNPNAGLAEKMFGHSPAGLFGYSHLTGGYAGGQAEYARVPFADVGPLKIPDGLSDEQVLFLTDIFPTGYMAAENCDIQPGDTVAVWGCGPVGQFAIRSAFMLGADRVIAIDRIPERLQMAAAAKAEIINYEEMDAGEAVTEMTGGRGPDSCIDAVGMEAHGTGLDALYDKAKQAVRLESDRPTALRQVILACRKGGTVSIPGVYGGFADKVPLGAAFNKGLTLKMGQTHVHRYLGPLLDRVQKGEIDPSFVITHRMKLDEAPHGYDIFLNKKDNCIKVVLKP, encoded by the coding sequence ATGAAAGCTCTTTGCTGGCACGGAGCAAATGATGTGCGAGTCGATCATGTACCAGACCCAACAATTATCAACCCGCGCGATGCGATAGTTAAAATCACGTCTACAGCAATCTGCGGCTCGGATTTACACCTCTACAATGGCTTCATCCCGACAATGCAATCGGGCGATATTCTGGGACACGAATTCATGGGGGAAGTAGTCGAACTCGGCAGCGAAGTCAAGAACTTGAAAAAGGGCGATCGCATCGTCATTCCTTTTACTATTTCTTGCGGCAGTTGCTTCTTTTGCAACCGCGATTTGTGGTCGCTGTGCGACAACTCCAACCCCAATGCTGGGCTGGCTGAAAAAATGTTCGGTCATTCGCCGGCGGGACTGTTTGGCTACTCGCATTTAACGGGCGGCTATGCAGGAGGTCAAGCAGAATACGCGCGGGTTCCGTTTGCAGATGTCGGCCCTTTAAAAATTCCCGACGGACTTTCTGACGAACAAGTATTGTTCCTCACCGATATCTTTCCTACCGGTTACATGGCGGCAGAAAACTGCGACATTCAGCCGGGGGATACTGTCGCAGTTTGGGGATGCGGGCCTGTCGGACAATTTGCGATCAGAAGCGCGTTTATGCTGGGGGCCGATCGAGTAATTGCGATCGACCGCATACCGGAACGCTTGCAAATGGCGGCTGCGGCCAAAGCTGAAATCATCAATTACGAAGAAATGGACGCCGGGGAAGCTGTCACCGAAATGACGGGGGGACGCGGGCCCGACTCTTGCATCGACGCGGTGGGGATGGAAGCCCACGGCACCGGTCTCGACGCTTTGTACGACAAAGCTAAGCAAGCCGTGCGGTTGGAGAGCGATCGACCTACGGCCCTGCGACAAGTTATCCTCGCGTGTCGCAAGGGCGGTACAGTCTCAATTCCCGGCGTTTACGGCGGCTTCGCAGACAAAGTGCCATTAGGTGCAGCTTTCAACAAAGGCTTGACCCTGAAAATGGGACAGACGCACGTTCACCGCTATTTGGGGCCTTTGCTCGATCGCGTTCAAAAAGGCGAAATTGACCCGTCATTCGTAATTACGCACCGAATGAAATTGGATGAAGCGCCCCACGGCTACGATATTTTCCTCAACAAAAAAGACAACTGCATCAAAGTTGTCCTCAAACCATAA
- the mutS gene encoding DNA mismatch repair protein MutS, translated as MPYTASTPTDPNQPNIRNADYRLLEFTKLTPMMQRYVEVKEQYPHALLLFRVGDFFECFFQDAVTISQELELVCTSKESGKEIGRVPMTGVPHHALDRYTSMLVEKGYAVVVCDQVEDASIAAREGRQVKREITRILTPGTLTDDGMLKPRQNNFLAAVVIAGEHWGLAYTDISTGEFVTTQADSLEQLTLELLRLQPSEVLVPTNAPDLVTMLRPGEKSEHLPDCLPNSFCYSLRSQIPFSLSEAKQRILQKFKVRSLEGLGCGHLSLAVRAAGGLLQYIEETQKEKAVSLQRLHTYTLTDFLILDYQTRRNLEITQTVRDGVFHGSLLWAIDKTSTAMGGRALRRWVLQPLLNIKGICARHDTIQELVENNGLRQDLQQLLRQIYDIERLTGRAGSGTASARDLVALADSLSKLPALASIAAQGISPYLKALQNVPPILEELANTIHAHLVDEPPIHLKEGGLIRSGINPMLDEMRHTASADQEWIANLEATERKRTGISNLKVGYNKAFGYYISITKSKVDQVPKDYTRKQTLTNEERYSTEELKEREVRILTAREDLNQLEYDIFAKVRSEVGEQAEIIRNVSRAVAAADVLCGLAEVAVYQNYCRPTMTESREIKIIEGCHPVVEKSLPPGFFVPNSAFLGREKSLNRPDLIILTGPNASGKSCYLRQVGLIQLMAQMGSFVPAKAASLGICDRIFTRVGAVDDLATGQSTFMVEMNETANILNHATPQSLVLLDEIGRGTATFDGLSIAWSVAEYLATEIRARTIFATHYHELNELASILDNVANYQVTVKELPDQIVFLHQVQPGGADKSYGIEAGRLAGLPPSVIDRARQVMKQIEKHSKIAIGLRKGVKKDGKKESEGEQLDIFEG; from the coding sequence ATGCCTTACACTGCATCTACCCCAACAGATCCCAATCAACCCAACATCCGCAATGCCGACTACCGCCTACTAGAATTCACCAAGCTGACACCGATGATGCAGCGGTATGTGGAAGTGAAAGAACAGTATCCCCACGCACTTTTATTGTTTCGAGTCGGAGATTTTTTTGAGTGTTTTTTCCAAGATGCAGTTACTATTTCGCAGGAATTAGAACTTGTTTGTACTAGCAAAGAAAGCGGCAAAGAAATTGGCAGAGTGCCGATGACGGGAGTACCGCACCACGCCCTCGACCGCTACACCTCAATGTTAGTAGAAAAAGGTTATGCCGTGGTAGTTTGCGACCAAGTTGAAGATGCCTCGATTGCTGCTAGAGAAGGTCGTCAAGTCAAGCGAGAAATTACCCGCATTCTCACTCCCGGAACTTTGACTGATGACGGAATGCTCAAACCCAGACAAAATAATTTTTTAGCAGCAGTCGTCATTGCTGGGGAACATTGGGGATTGGCTTATACAGATATTTCTACGGGAGAATTCGTCACTACCCAAGCAGACAGTTTAGAACAATTAACCTTAGAATTGCTGCGCTTGCAACCTTCGGAAGTCTTGGTACCGACTAATGCGCCGGATTTGGTGACTATGTTGAGGCCCGGAGAGAAATCCGAGCATTTGCCCGATTGTTTGCCGAATTCGTTTTGCTATTCTTTGCGATCGCAAATTCCGTTTAGTTTGTCCGAAGCAAAACAGAGAATCCTGCAAAAGTTCAAAGTGCGATCGCTCGAAGGCCTGGGATGCGGACACCTTTCCCTCGCAGTGCGCGCCGCCGGCGGTTTGCTGCAATATATCGAAGAAACTCAAAAGGAAAAAGCAGTTTCTTTGCAAAGATTGCACACTTACACTCTCACCGATTTTCTCATACTCGACTACCAAACCCGCCGCAATCTCGAAATTACTCAAACAGTGAGAGATGGGGTTTTTCACGGTTCGCTGCTGTGGGCTATAGACAAAACCAGCACCGCAATGGGAGGCCGCGCTTTGCGCCGCTGGGTGCTGCAACCTCTGCTCAACATTAAAGGCATTTGCGCCCGACACGACACGATTCAAGAATTAGTAGAAAATAACGGTCTGCGCCAAGATTTGCAGCAGTTGCTGCGCCAAATTTACGACATCGAAAGACTGACAGGCCGCGCCGGTTCGGGAACAGCTAGCGCGCGGGATTTGGTCGCTTTAGCTGATTCTCTCTCGAAACTGCCGGCATTAGCCTCCATCGCAGCCCAAGGGATCTCGCCCTATTTGAAAGCGCTGCAAAATGTACCGCCAATTCTAGAAGAATTAGCAAATACAATTCACGCTCACTTAGTTGATGAACCGCCGATTCATTTAAAAGAAGGAGGTTTGATTCGCTCGGGAATCAATCCCATGCTAGATGAAATGCGCCACACTGCATCAGCAGACCAAGAATGGATTGCAAATTTAGAAGCAACTGAGAGAAAACGCACCGGAATTTCTAATTTAAAAGTAGGCTACAATAAAGCTTTCGGCTATTACATCAGCATTACTAAATCGAAAGTAGACCAAGTGCCGAAGGACTACACCCGCAAGCAAACTCTCACCAATGAAGAACGCTACAGCACTGAAGAATTAAAAGAAAGGGAAGTGCGAATTCTGACAGCGCGGGAAGATTTAAATCAATTGGAATACGATATTTTTGCTAAAGTGCGATCGGAGGTAGGAGAACAGGCCGAAATTATTCGCAACGTTTCCCGCGCCGTGGCGGCTGCAGATGTTTTGTGCGGTTTAGCAGAAGTAGCAGTTTACCAGAATTACTGCCGCCCGACTATGACAGAAAGTCGGGAAATTAAAATTATTGAAGGTTGTCATCCTGTGGTGGAAAAGTCTTTGCCGCCCGGATTTTTTGTACCTAATTCGGCTTTTTTGGGTCGGGAAAAATCGCTAAACCGCCCAGATTTAATTATTTTAACCGGGCCGAATGCTAGCGGGAAAAGCTGCTACTTGCGGCAGGTGGGTTTGATCCAGTTAATGGCGCAGATGGGCAGTTTTGTGCCGGCGAAAGCTGCGAGTTTGGGAATTTGCGATCGCATTTTTACCCGCGTCGGCGCAGTAGATGATTTGGCGACCGGTCAGTCTACGTTTATGGTAGAAATGAACGAAACTGCAAATATTCTCAATCACGCGACGCCGCAATCGTTGGTTTTGTTAGATGAAATTGGCAGGGGAACAGCGACGTTTGACGGACTGTCAATTGCTTGGTCTGTGGCAGAATATTTAGCAACTGAGATTCGGGCGCGGACAATTTTTGCGACTCACTATCACGAGTTAAATGAGTTAGCTTCTATTTTAGATAATGTCGCAAATTATCAAGTGACAGTGAAAGAATTGCCGGATCAAATCGTTTTTTTGCACCAAGTTCAGCCGGGAGGTGCTGACAAATCTTACGGAATTGAAGCGGGCAGATTGGCCGGTTTACCGCCGTCGGTGATTGACCGGGCGAGACAAGTGATGAAGCAGATTGAGAAACATAGCAAAATTGCGATCGGGCTGCGGAAAGGTGTTAAAAAAGATGGCAAAAAAGAGTCTGAGGGCGAACAGTTGGATATTTTTGAGGGTTGA
- a CDS encoding tyrosine-type recombinase/integrase, producing the protein MVNLPPSKAKKGSVVVQTNQGRLRLQMPRQLCGGHQKFLYLNLADTPENWELAEAKARVIESDIKFERFDPTLKKYKSQTHLTVVETIKPKPELTLTKLFAKYLEFKKPALKATTFNYLVTGIQSYIDRCPYQPLSEDCALQVRAWLLEDTTNSMTKRILTHLNAAVKWGIKFKIVKGLTVSPFEGLAAELPKHNWESDPEPNAFTAQEKELVLEAFKNHRGTWNGRGETGQKFCFYYPMVQFWLLTGCRPSEAVGLRWCDIAPDFSHIVFNGSIQHPSGKETRVDGSKNNKRRKFPCNQELIQLLKSIKPQNLTDKDRLVFPSPVKGKAINYNNFTKQVWHKLVDPITEKTRQHEQDCKTTTPYSCRDTFISEQVGKGVPSAVVAKWCDTSERVINSVYLDGKILEHLRPL; encoded by the coding sequence ATGGTCAATCTTCCACCAAGCAAAGCTAAAAAAGGTTCCGTAGTCGTTCAAACCAATCAGGGCCGACTACGCTTGCAGATGCCGAGACAGCTTTGTGGAGGGCATCAAAAATTCCTGTACCTGAATCTGGCAGATACCCCTGAGAACTGGGAATTGGCAGAAGCTAAAGCACGGGTGATTGAATCTGACATCAAGTTTGAGCGGTTTGACCCCACACTCAAAAAGTACAAGTCACAGACTCACTTGACTGTTGTTGAGACAATCAAGCCTAAGCCGGAACTGACGCTGACTAAGTTGTTTGCTAAATACTTGGAATTCAAGAAGCCAGCACTCAAGGCGACAACTTTCAACTACTTGGTAACGGGCATTCAAAGTTATATTGACCGTTGCCCCTACCAGCCTCTGTCAGAGGACTGTGCTTTGCAGGTACGCGCTTGGCTGTTGGAGGATACGACTAACAGCATGACTAAGAGGATTTTGACTCACCTAAATGCAGCGGTTAAATGGGGGATTAAGTTCAAGATTGTTAAGGGTTTAACTGTATCCCCGTTTGAGGGACTAGCAGCGGAATTGCCTAAGCATAACTGGGAAAGCGACCCGGAACCAAACGCATTTACAGCACAAGAAAAAGAGCTGGTGTTGGAGGCTTTCAAAAACCACAGAGGGACTTGGAACGGGAGGGGAGAAACCGGGCAAAAGTTTTGTTTTTACTACCCAATGGTGCAGTTCTGGCTGCTGACTGGATGCCGTCCCTCTGAAGCTGTGGGTTTGAGGTGGTGTGACATTGCCCCTGACTTTTCTCACATTGTGTTTAACGGGAGCATACAACACCCAAGCGGTAAGGAGACAAGGGTTGACGGCAGCAAAAACAATAAGCGGCGCAAATTTCCTTGCAATCAAGAATTGATTCAGTTGCTAAAAAGTATCAAGCCACAAAATCTGACTGACAAAGATAGGTTAGTTTTCCCATCACCTGTTAAGGGCAAGGCGATTAATTACAACAATTTCACTAAGCAGGTATGGCACAAATTAGTTGACCCGATTACCGAAAAAACCAGGCAACACGAACAGGATTGTAAGACAACTACCCCTTACTCGTGCCGGGATACTTTCATTAGCGAACAGGTTGGCAAGGGTGTGCCGAGTGCGGTGGTTGCTAAATGGTGTGATACGTCGGAAAGGGTGATTAATTCTGTGTATTTAGACGGCAAGATTTTGGAGCATTTACGCCCGCTTTGA
- a CDS encoding DUF5906 domain-containing protein, giving the protein MSHNVNSNDGQTSSTPKKFDIRDHLDKLEPGKAKNYYTCPVCEGHSLGINSKNGKYQCWTNACSTADIREAIRPLAEFLAECKEDNPASQAKKPKAKKKEYRPVPVPIGAKLLRLPAPGKPPRAEQPKYVPKGVPDSATQITYAYSDTQKVLRFDWPDASKPKGRDKTCRQIHIDPSGKEIWSKGDARWPAYRIDEVVQLLEALPDDEPVLVLALEGENNVELARDISVAALTLQGSNWSHVEIQIMLETLQATGKNVAVAVLRDNDDAGIKKSQEVWLVARHIQLPCVVVDPRVIHPKIPEAGDIREILEAIDSEEFIRRVEEAVNNVAAESITSISLTPHPRTREEVVCQKYDSSESDYIPDTAPTPEQNYVQKAVDALYSDKPWVSIAGQLFEFTGTHYELRSEAAEKRRILDWLSTYSELVKGKYRCNRFNSASANEVYNCMVLAVAVDPNTINPDGLNSSKGIVKINPDGSHSLVPHNPNQVYTYVGCKYDPDIDPTDCDRLLECLEPSQREVFLRTAAAALNLKLVRSKLTGRGVKGLLCHGEGSNGKDTLRAVLSAVFGRGMTGKSLSDFKSYDNGRKFSLAGIEGSICNWASENTGKIDLDTIQSLKQLITGDILDIERKGKDGYEYKPAAIFLANCNKLPSITGGTAAIDDRYSILSFEKTYKHNADPSQGELEADPRFKDDENFILERIAPAMLNKMLERLPLLLKEGIDYKATREAMREAQEGSRHLWQFAREVGLEVQSGGRVWLKDLWQKLQNWYEDAGILERETSGTKEKLIWNELPSKYDAPVKAINQLYSRLCEIFPKVQVHRCEDRNNPERRGQKYLLGINFVQSSTTAHKTGLAELAVDTAMVTGLASGLASELAKNTANPVANPQTLTQRAANSANPISSPFAEVCNLLSQLTDDERRKLAELLVKPQPLVQKVTPEDAQAMRDIALVWWHEYYPEQLQTLQTQMFGWQAPGKKYDIATIAQWLEGEVEAVRDRIAELIRLQGEI; this is encoded by the coding sequence ATGTCCCACAATGTTAACTCGAATGACGGGCAAACATCAAGCACCCCCAAAAAATTCGACATCCGCGACCATCTCGACAAACTGGAACCAGGCAAAGCCAAAAATTACTACACTTGCCCTGTCTGCGAAGGTCATAGCTTAGGGATTAACTCCAAGAACGGCAAGTACCAATGCTGGACGAACGCTTGCTCAACCGCTGATATTCGGGAAGCTATCCGGCCACTGGCTGAATTTTTAGCAGAGTGCAAAGAGGACAATCCCGCATCACAAGCAAAGAAGCCAAAAGCCAAAAAGAAGGAATACCGACCCGTACCAGTTCCGATCGGCGCGAAACTTCTGAGATTACCCGCACCCGGAAAACCACCTCGTGCCGAACAACCCAAATACGTTCCCAAAGGCGTTCCAGACAGTGCCACACAAATCACCTACGCCTACAGCGACACTCAAAAGGTTTTGCGGTTTGATTGGCCCGACGCCAGTAAGCCAAAGGGACGCGACAAAACTTGCCGCCAAATCCACATAGACCCCAGTGGCAAGGAAATTTGGAGCAAGGGCGATGCTCGCTGGCCGGCATATCGGATTGACGAAGTTGTGCAATTACTGGAAGCACTACCCGATGATGAACCCGTCCTCGTTCTGGCACTTGAAGGGGAAAATAACGTAGAACTTGCACGGGACATCAGTGTAGCGGCCCTGACTCTGCAAGGTTCCAATTGGAGCCATGTCGAAATTCAAATAATGCTCGAAACTCTGCAAGCGACAGGCAAAAACGTCGCCGTTGCAGTGTTGCGCGATAACGACGACGCGGGCATCAAGAAGAGCCAAGAAGTTTGGCTGGTTGCCCGTCACATTCAGCTCCCTTGCGTGGTTGTTGACCCGCGTGTCATCCACCCAAAAATCCCAGAGGCGGGAGACATCAGAGAAATCTTGGAAGCCATAGATAGTGAGGAATTCATTCGGCGGGTAGAGGAAGCAGTCAATAACGTTGCAGCGGAATCAATTACTTCTATTTCTCTAACTCCTCACCCGCGCACGCGAGAAGAAGTAGTATGCCAGAAGTATGACAGTAGTGAAAGTGACTACATCCCAGACACTGCACCGACTCCAGAGCAAAACTACGTGCAGAAAGCTGTGGATGCGCTGTACTCTGACAAGCCTTGGGTATCGATAGCGGGGCAGCTTTTTGAATTCACCGGGACTCATTATGAGTTGCGATCGGAAGCTGCCGAGAAGCGACGTATTCTTGATTGGCTGAGCACTTACTCTGAATTGGTAAAAGGGAAATATCGCTGCAATCGTTTTAACTCTGCCAGTGCTAACGAGGTCTACAACTGTATGGTCTTAGCTGTAGCCGTAGACCCTAACACCATCAATCCTGATGGGTTGAACTCTTCTAAAGGGATAGTGAAAATCAATCCTGATGGCTCTCACTCGCTTGTGCCGCATAACCCTAACCAGGTCTATACGTATGTTGGCTGCAAGTATGACCCCGACATTGACCCGACTGACTGCGATCGCCTTTTGGAATGCTTGGAGCCGTCGCAGCGTGAGGTATTTTTGCGGACTGCTGCTGCTGCGCTGAATTTGAAGCTTGTCCGCTCTAAGCTGACGGGACGGGGCGTTAAAGGTTTGCTGTGCCACGGCGAGGGGTCTAACGGTAAAGATACATTGCGGGCTGTGTTGTCTGCTGTCTTTGGGCGGGGGATGACCGGGAAGTCTCTGTCAGATTTCAAGTCCTATGACAATGGCCGCAAGTTTTCTCTGGCAGGAATTGAAGGAAGTATTTGCAATTGGGCTTCCGAGAATACTGGAAAAATAGACCTCGACACCATCCAGAGTCTTAAACAGTTGATTACAGGCGACATTCTTGATATTGAACGCAAGGGCAAGGATGGTTATGAGTACAAACCTGCGGCCATCTTTTTAGCCAACTGCAACAAACTACCGTCTATCACCGGGGGGACGGCCGCCATTGATGACCGCTACAGCATCCTGAGTTTCGAGAAAACTTACAAGCACAACGCTGACCCGTCTCAGGGTGAATTGGAGGCTGACCCGCGTTTTAAGGATGATGAGAACTTTATCCTTGAACGGATTGCACCGGCGATGCTTAACAAGATGTTGGAGCGGTTGCCGCTGTTGTTGAAAGAGGGGATTGACTACAAGGCAACTCGTGAGGCGATGCGGGAAGCTCAAGAGGGAAGTCGGCACTTGTGGCAGTTTGCGCGCGAGGTTGGTCTGGAGGTTCAGTCTGGTGGGCGTGTTTGGCTTAAAGACTTATGGCAAAAGTTGCAAAACTGGTATGAGGATGCAGGGATTCTAGAGAGAGAGACTAGCGGCACCAAGGAGAAGCTGATTTGGAATGAACTTCCTAGTAAGTATGACGCTCCTGTAAAAGCTATAAACCAGTTGTACTCAAGGTTATGTGAAATTTTCCCTAAAGTACAAGTCCATCGCTGTGAAGACCGCAACAACCCAGAGCGAAGAGGTCAAAAATACTTGCTCGGAATCAATTTTGTGCAAAGTTCTACAACAGCTCATAAAACTGGGTTGGCAGAGTTGGCAGTAGACACAGCAATGGTTACAGGGTTGGCAAGTGGGTTGGCAAGTGAGTTGGCAAAAAATACTGCCAACCCAGTTGCCAACCCACAAACCCTTACACAGAGGGCTGCCAACTCTGCCAACCCAATTTCCTCACCTTTTGCGGAAGTGTGCAATTTACTCTCTCAACTCACCGATGACGAGCGGCGGAAGTTGGCAGAATTACTGGTGAAACCTCAACCATTGGTTCAGAAAGTTACTCCCGAAGATGCCCAGGCGATGCGAGACATAGCACTGGTGTGGTGGCACGAATACTACCCAGAACAACTACAAACTCTCCAAACACAAATGTTTGGCTGGCAGGCACCGGGCAAAAAATACGACATAGCTACGATTGCTCAGTGGTTGGAAGGAGAAGTGGAAGCCGTTCGCGATCGAATTGCTGAACTCATCCGTCTCCAAGGAGAAATTTAG